A genomic region of Xanthomonas campestris pv. phormiicola contains the following coding sequences:
- a CDS encoding phosphoadenylyl-sulfate reductase gives MSALPVSAHHDSANAPATAWDLDAVNALLVPMTAPQRVAWALEHGPAEAALSSSFGAQSAATLHLLTQQVPDIPVILIDTGYLFAETYRFADALTDKLKLNLKVYRPLVSRAWMEARHGRLWEQGMVGIEQYNNLRKVEPMRRALDELKVGTWFTGLRRSQSDSRAQTPFVQKRGERYKINPIADWSDRDLWQYMQQHGLPYHPLWEEGYVSIGDFHTTRRWEPGMREEDTRFFGLKRECGIHEDI, from the coding sequence ATGAGCGCCCTGCCCGTCTCCGCCCACCACGACTCCGCCAATGCGCCGGCCACCGCATGGGACCTCGACGCGGTCAACGCGTTGCTGGTGCCGATGACCGCGCCGCAGCGCGTGGCCTGGGCGCTCGAACACGGCCCGGCCGAGGCCGCGCTGTCGTCGAGCTTCGGCGCGCAGTCGGCGGCGACGCTGCACCTGCTGACCCAGCAGGTGCCGGACATCCCGGTGATCCTGATCGACACCGGCTACCTGTTCGCCGAGACCTACCGTTTCGCCGACGCGCTCACCGACAAGCTCAAGCTCAACCTCAAGGTGTACCGGCCGCTGGTCAGCCGCGCCTGGATGGAAGCGCGCCATGGCCGCCTGTGGGAACAGGGCATGGTCGGCATCGAGCAGTACAACAATCTGCGCAAGGTCGAGCCAATGCGCCGCGCGCTGGACGAACTGAAGGTCGGCACCTGGTTCACCGGCCTGCGCCGCAGCCAGTCCGACAGCCGCGCGCAGACCCCGTTCGTGCAGAAGCGCGGCGAGCGCTACAAGATCAACCCGATCGCCGACTGGAGCGACCGCGACCTGTGGCAGTACATGCAGCAGCACGGCCTGCCTTACCACCCGCTGTGGGAGGAAGGCTACGTGTCGATCGGCGACTTCCACACCACCCGCCGCTGGGAACCGGGCATGCGCGAGGAAGACACCCGCTTCTTCGGCCTCAAGCGCGAGTGCGGCATCCACGAGGACATCTGA
- a CDS encoding TonB-dependent receptor, translated as MPAHAADSGVQPPAGDSALTLGKVQVSADPLSLPAARSVLSSVDILGGDLLQDQHVDYSWELLMRAPGVQVTQFKMGTDAGRFSFRGFNGEGRVNAVKLLIDGIPSNDNAGGMPYLDAVFPLNIAAIEIVRGTNDPRYGLNAIAGSVDVLTRSGGNDGRASVTVGSFGTREVQASQGIERGGWSQNYFAAWRDSDGYRDHADARKRAFAGKWFYTAPDAAWRAGLSARYYRNEALEAGYLDYASAQRAPRSSPDYARDDRSERQTGQVSLHLDAQLADAVTGSAKLYWNRYQNQRWVRFTAAGAQQERDTDETQRGFLAKASWRPEVDWAASFALEGGIDGQWQDNTSQRYRTVARVRTAPLRDWDFDLETRGAYVQAVIRPFERLQLIPAYRVDWVDGSFRDRLGGARYPAYAYGAIKQPKLSAVFALTAQTSAYANLGRTFQIGSGNGAYRSQPGNLAPSYNDGWEAGLKFADARRLDARIAYWEQRASDEVATILGVNGSVGSGEVGNVGKTLRRGWDAQLNLRADERWTLWLAYSRQRAVIVTPDPSAPATRGKEIENVPHSLASAGIDWQATPRLKLSAWGNTQGDYYVERSNTLGRYGGYALANVGASWTWRAQRELSLQLKNLTDRHYVYAWYDSGSSGYSPGDGRALYASLSWGW; from the coding sequence ATGCCGGCGCACGCCGCCGACAGCGGCGTGCAACCTCCCGCCGGCGATTCCGCATTGACCCTGGGCAAGGTCCAGGTCAGCGCCGATCCGCTGTCCTTGCCGGCCGCGCGCAGCGTCCTGAGTTCCGTGGACATCCTCGGCGGCGACCTGCTGCAGGACCAGCACGTGGACTACAGCTGGGAGCTGCTGATGCGCGCGCCGGGCGTGCAGGTCACCCAGTTCAAGATGGGCACCGACGCCGGCCGCTTCTCGTTCCGCGGCTTCAACGGCGAAGGCCGGGTCAATGCGGTCAAGCTGCTGATCGACGGCATTCCCAGCAACGACAACGCCGGCGGCATGCCCTACCTGGACGCGGTGTTTCCGCTGAACATCGCCGCGATCGAGATCGTGCGCGGCACCAACGATCCGCGCTATGGGTTGAACGCCATCGCCGGCAGCGTCGATGTGCTGACCCGCAGCGGCGGCAACGACGGCCGCGCCAGCGTCACCGTCGGCAGCTTCGGCACGCGCGAGGTGCAGGCCAGCCAGGGCATCGAACGCGGCGGCTGGAGCCAGAACTATTTCGCCGCCTGGCGCGACAGCGACGGCTATCGCGATCATGCCGACGCGCGCAAGCGGGCTTTCGCCGGCAAGTGGTTCTACACCGCGCCCGACGCCGCCTGGCGTGCCGGCCTCAGTGCGCGCTACTACCGCAACGAAGCGCTGGAAGCGGGCTATCTGGACTACGCCAGCGCGCAACGCGCGCCGCGCAGTTCGCCGGACTATGCGCGCGACGACCGCAGCGAACGCCAGACCGGGCAGGTGAGCCTGCATCTGGACGCGCAGCTGGCCGATGCCGTGACAGGCAGCGCCAAGCTGTACTGGAATCGCTACCAGAACCAGCGCTGGGTGCGCTTCACCGCCGCCGGCGCGCAGCAGGAACGCGATACCGACGAAACCCAGCGCGGTTTCCTGGCCAAGGCCAGCTGGCGTCCCGAGGTCGACTGGGCGGCGTCGTTCGCGCTGGAAGGCGGCATCGACGGGCAATGGCAGGACAACACCTCGCAACGCTATCGCACCGTGGCGCGGGTACGCACCGCGCCGTTGCGCGACTGGGATTTCGACCTGGAGACGCGTGGCGCCTATGTGCAGGCGGTGATCCGCCCGTTCGAGCGCTTGCAACTGATCCCGGCCTACCGCGTGGACTGGGTCGATGGCAGCTTCCGCGACCGTCTCGGCGGCGCGCGCTATCCGGCCTACGCCTACGGCGCGATCAAGCAGCCCAAGCTCAGCGCGGTGTTCGCGCTGACCGCGCAGACCAGCGCCTATGCCAACCTCGGCCGCACCTTCCAGATCGGCAGCGGCAACGGCGCCTACCGCAGCCAGCCCGGCAACCTGGCGCCGTCGTACAACGACGGCTGGGAAGCCGGCTTGAAGTTCGCCGACGCCAGGCGGCTGGACGCGCGCATCGCCTATTGGGAGCAGCGCGCCTCCGACGAGGTGGCGACCATCCTCGGCGTCAACGGCAGTGTCGGCAGCGGCGAGGTCGGCAACGTCGGCAAGACCTTGCGCCGCGGCTGGGATGCGCAGCTGAACCTGCGTGCGGACGAACGCTGGACGCTGTGGCTGGCCTATTCGCGGCAGCGCGCGGTCATCGTCACCCCCGATCCGAGCGCGCCGGCCACGCGCGGCAAGGAGATCGAGAACGTGCCGCACTCCCTGGCCAGCGCCGGCATCGACTGGCAGGCCACGCCGCGGCTGAAGCTGTCGGCCTGGGGCAATACGCAGGGCGACTACTACGTGGAGCGCAGCAATACGCTGGGCCGCTACGGCGGCTACGCGCTGGCCAACGTCGGCGCGAGCTGGACATGGCGCGCGCAGCGCGAGCTGTCGCTGCAGTTGAAGAACCTGACCGATCGCCACTACGTCTACGCCTGGTACGACAGCGGCTCGTCGGGCTACTCGCCGGGCGACGGCCGCGCGCTGTACGCCAGCCTCAGCTGGGGCTGGTGA
- a CDS encoding PepSY domain-containing protein, whose amino-acid sequence MAMPNPDAAAPARFYRAVWRWHFYAGLLVLPLLAWLALTGAAFVYQQPIDGYFHRALKTVQVPIQANVAAPQRLLDAALAAQPGQALRYTTPLRRDASAEVTVGTADGRRVVVYVDPYRARVLGSLPEHGTVAWTIRRLHSLALVGPWASALIEVAAGWAILLVLTGVYLWWPRGRRGGVTTVRGRPPQRVFWRDTHALTGSVAGAMLLFLALTGMPWSWFWGAQVNRLANGHHYGYPAGLRVDVPMSTQRLSDEELPAWSLRQARLPQSQLPQAASMPMPMPAAANADAASASASSVADNGNDAHAQHAAHGGMAMNAMDAMAPAPGAIGLDAAMERFQARGIAAGYSVALPRGVRGVYTASVYPPDLAQQRVIHLDQYSGKVLLDMRYADYGPMAKALEWGINVHLGQQYGTCNQLLLIVSCIGIVLLCVSAALMWWKRRPPGGVGVPPLPADRRTLRGVLVLLAIGGALFPLVGVSLLLMLVLDWWWVVRRE is encoded by the coding sequence ATGGCGATGCCGAACCCGGACGCGGCCGCGCCGGCGCGGTTCTATCGCGCGGTGTGGCGCTGGCATTTCTATGCGGGCCTGTTGGTGCTGCCGCTGCTGGCATGGCTGGCGCTGACCGGTGCCGCGTTCGTCTACCAGCAGCCGATCGATGGCTACTTCCACCGTGCGCTGAAGACGGTGCAGGTACCGATACAGGCCAATGTCGCCGCGCCGCAGCGCCTGCTCGACGCGGCGCTGGCGGCGCAGCCCGGGCAGGCATTGCGCTACACCACGCCGCTGCGGCGCGACGCGTCGGCGGAAGTGACCGTGGGGACCGCCGATGGCCGCCGCGTGGTGGTGTACGTGGATCCGTACCGGGCGCGCGTGCTGGGCAGCCTGCCCGAGCACGGCACCGTGGCGTGGACGATCCGCCGCCTGCACAGTCTCGCCCTGGTCGGGCCGTGGGCCAGCGCGCTGATCGAAGTGGCCGCGGGCTGGGCGATCCTGCTGGTGCTGACCGGCGTCTACCTGTGGTGGCCGCGCGGCCGCCGTGGCGGCGTCACGACGGTGCGTGGGCGGCCGCCGCAGCGCGTGTTCTGGCGCGATACGCATGCGCTGACCGGCAGCGTGGCCGGGGCGATGCTGTTGTTCCTGGCGCTGACCGGGATGCCGTGGTCGTGGTTCTGGGGCGCGCAGGTCAACCGCCTCGCCAATGGCCACCACTATGGCTATCCGGCGGGTCTGCGCGTGGACGTACCGATGTCCACGCAACGCCTGAGCGACGAAGAGCTGCCGGCCTGGTCGCTGCGCCAGGCGCGGTTGCCGCAGTCGCAGCTGCCGCAGGCTGCGTCGATGCCGATGCCGATGCCCGCGGCGGCGAATGCGGATGCAGCTTCGGCTTCGGCATCGAGCGTGGCGGACAACGGCAACGATGCGCATGCGCAGCATGCCGCGCATGGCGGCATGGCGATGAACGCCATGGATGCGATGGCGCCGGCGCCCGGCGCCATCGGCCTGGACGCGGCGATGGAGCGGTTCCAGGCGCGGGGTATCGCCGCCGGCTACAGCGTGGCGCTGCCGCGCGGCGTGCGCGGCGTGTACACCGCGTCGGTGTATCCGCCGGATCTTGCGCAGCAGCGGGTGATCCACCTCGACCAGTACAGCGGCAAGGTGCTGCTGGACATGCGCTACGCCGACTACGGGCCCATGGCGAAGGCGTTGGAATGGGGCATCAACGTGCACCTGGGGCAGCAATACGGCACGTGCAATCAGCTGCTGCTGATCGTCTCGTGCATTGGCATCGTGCTGTTGTGCGTCAGCGCCGCGCTGATGTGGTGGAAGCGGCGCCCGCCCGGCGGAGTGGGCGTGCCGCCGTTGCCGGCGGACCGGCGTACCTTGCGCGGCGTGCTCGTGCTGCTGGCGATCGGCGGCGCGTTGTTCCCGCTGGTCGGGGTGTCGTTGTTGCTGATGCTGGTGCTGGATTGGTGGTGGGTGGTGCGGCGGGAGTGA